The Primulina huaijiensis isolate GDHJ02 chromosome 12, ASM1229523v2, whole genome shotgun sequence genome has a window encoding:
- the LOC140990667 gene encoding uncharacterized protein: MIVENDNSSSTSGPSADQEIESDDYVQLATPLDSLKRRKVLPGSHSDNVAEKPLETGSHFQDLTARRAMVSSVEETLYFDFSFLDSGPSHVASSLNPPSGLELATAKASLQHFLNMNLNAVGDMEKTIILSVMSILKSSHDFPLSPLHDVLNALPTIFSAFQDSSSTCSGTLIQVKNFKELKKKLDGMLSKRKIALSTLHQKNAEFDAKEELVKKLEMELAQHKADMVTLLHDSEVLKASSDRLKADIQGLGEDLVSQKHDYQQCEDALKTAEHTRAECLSKWEELRHLDLS; the protein is encoded by the exons ATGATAGTGGAAAATGATAACTCCTCCTCAACCTCTGGCCCTTCGGCTGATCAAGAAATCGAGTCAGATGATTATGTTCAATTGGCTACTCCTTTGGACTCACTTAAACGCAGGAAAGTTCTCCCAGGAAGTCATTCTGATAACGTGGCAGAGAAACCTCTGGAGACCGGCTCTCATTTTCAG GATTTAACAGCACGGCGGGCGATGGTCTCTTCTGTCGAAGAGACTTTGTACTTCGACTTCAGCTTCCTAGACTCAGGACCATCCCATGTGGCCTCTTCTTTGAATCCCCCCTCTGGCTTGGAGCTAGCCACCGCAAAAGCTTCACTGCAGCATTTTCTGAACATGAATCTCAATGCCGTAGGGGACATGGAAAAAACAATCATTTTGTCTGTTATGTCTATTTTGAAAAGCAGCCATGATTTCCCCCTATCCCCACTACATGATGTGTTGAATGCTTTGCCAACCATATTCTCGGCTTTTCAGGATTCGAGTTCTACGTGTTCAGGGACGTTAATTCAGGTGAAAAACTTCAAGGAACTAAAAAAGAAGTTGGATGGCATGCTCTCTAAAAGAAAAATCGCTCTGTCCACTTTACATCAGAAAAACGCGGAGTTTGATGCCAAGGAAGAATTAGTGAAAAAGTTAGAAATGGAGCTCGCCCAACATAAAGCTGACATGGTAACCCTTCTACATGACAGCGAGGTTTTAAAGGCTTCTTCTGATAGACTCAAGGCTGATATCCAAGGCCTGGGCGAAGATTTAGTAAGTCAAAAACATGACTATCAACAGTGCGAAGACGCCTTGAAAACAGCGGAACATACTCGGGCAGAGTGCCTATCTAAGTGGGAGGAATTACGCCATCTTGACCTTTCTTAA
- the LOC140989395 gene encoding uncharacterized protein, which translates to MEDNPRDWYRLLSETLWAYRTSKKSATGLSHFTLTYGHDAVLPMEVVIPFLRVMKHNELEPELYTEAMIMELEYLDELRMQTYNALLLQKSRVARSYNKHANKNVFEERDVVWKVILPLESKDREFGKWSPNWEGPFRVHRVLDGNAYWLASLDGEPHKRCINGKYLKHYYPSNWVGTSKVMMEHL; encoded by the exons ATGGAGGATAATCCTCGAGATTGGTACCGACTGCTATCAGAAACTTTGTGGGCTTATCGAACATCGAAGAAAAGTGCTACTGGTCTAAGCCATTTCACCTTGACGTATGGGCATGATGCAGTGTTGCCTATGGAAGTTGTGATTCCTTTTTTAAGAGTGATGAAGCATAATGAATTAGAACCAGAGCTCTACACGGAAGCAATGATTATGGAACTGGAATATTTGGATGAGTTGAGAATGCAAACATATAATGCTTTGTTGCTTCAGAAATCCAGGGTGGCTAGAAGTTACAATAAGCATGCGAATAAGAATGTATTCGAGGAGAGAGACGTAGTTTGGAAGGTAATTCTACCCCTCGAATCCAAAGACAGGGAATTCGGTAAATGGTCGCCAAATTGGGAAGGACCGTTTAGAGTTCATCGAGTGCTGGATGGAAATGCATACTGGCTGGCGAGTCTAGATGGTGAGCCACATAAGAGGTGCATCAATGGCAAGTACTTGAAGCATTATTATCCTAGCAATTGGGTAGGGACATCGAAG GTAATGATGGAGCATCTgtga